The Sylvia atricapilla isolate bSylAtr1 chromosome 5, bSylAtr1.pri, whole genome shotgun sequence genome includes a window with the following:
- the PTHLH gene encoding parathyroid hormone-related protein, translated as MFAKLFQQWSFAVFLLSYSVPSYGRSVEEISRRLKRAVSEHQLLHDKGKSIQDLRRRIFLQNLIEGVNTAEIRATSEVSPNPKPATNTKNYPVRFGSDDEGRYLTQETNKSQTYKEQPLKASGKKKKAKPGKRKEQEKKKRRTRSAWLNLGVYGDVVTESPALDISVTTHNHTLRRR; from the exons ATGTTCGCTAAACTCTTCCAGCAGTGGAGTTTCGCCGTGTTCCTGCTGAGTTATTCCGTGCCCTCCTACGGGAGATCAGTAGAGGAGATCAGCCGCAGACT CAAACGGGCTGTATCAGAGCACCAGCTATTGCATGACAAGGGCAAGTCAATCCAAGACTTGAGAAGAAGAATATTCCTTCAAAATTTAATCGAGGGTGTCAACACTGCAGAGATCCGTGCAACATCAGAGGTGTCACCCAACCCCAAACCTGCTACCAACACCAAGAACTACCCCGTCCGGTTTGGCAGCGACGATGAGGGCAGATACCTCACTCAGGAGACAAACAAATCACAGACCTACAAGGAGCAGCCCCTGAAGGCgtcagggaagaaaaagaaagcaaagcctgGAAAACGTAAggaacaggagaagaaaaagaggagaacCCGCTCAGCTTGGCTAAACCTTGGCGTGTACGGAGACGTCGTGACCGAGAGCCCAGCCTTGGACATCTCTGTTACTACACACAATCACACTTTAAG gAGGCGCTGA